The genome window AGGAACCTAGCTCAGGTAAATGAGCATTATCCCCGAATAGCTGATGACGCTCGGCTTGGCGTAAACGTCCCAAATAGGCATCCTGCCCATTTAAGTAGTTGGTCGAAAAGCGTTGCCAAGCGTCTTTATCATATTGATACTGCCGACAAGGGGCCGCAGATAACCTCAGGTAGGCGGTTAATCCTAAGACTTGTGCTTTGTCTTCAAGAGCGGCCACCGCCTGTTCCATTGTTGAACAATGCAGCAAGGTGGACTCTAACTCCATAAACTCATGAAATGTTTTATCATTGGTCGCCGCCAACGACATGAAAGCCGTGATTTCTTCTTCTAGCTCTTCAATGCGTTGCCTTTGACGTGCCAATTGCACATGAACCAGTGACACCGCCCCCATCTCCTGATGTGGCAATGCCAGCCGCTCCACCAAAGCAGGACGATGTTGGAAAAAGTCTGGGTGTTCGAGCAAATACTCTTCAACGATTTGTGCAGTCAGTGCATCAGCTTGCGGTTGTGACAAAACCATTCCTCATTAACAAGATAGTTGACCATCATAGACATGTACGGCAGGACCCGTCATAAACAGAGGTTTTCCTTCGCCTTGCCAACGAATCATTAAGTCTCCTCCGGGTAAATGAACCGTGACGCTTTCATCTAATACGCCTTGAGCAATCCCAACCGCCACCGCAGCGCAAGCACCACTACCACAGGCTTGTGTTTCTCCGGCGCCACGCTCATACACACGTAAGCGAATTTCGTTGCGATTAACGATTTGCATGAACCCCGCATTGACCCGCTCAGGAAAACGTTCATGAGACTCTAGTTCCGGCCCAAGTTGCTCAACCGCTGCCGTGTCCACATCATCGACGATCGTCACCACATGGGGATTGCCCATACTCACCACACCGCAGAACAATGTTTGCTCGGCCACCCGCATGATGTAGGTCTTCTCAGCTTGTTTCGCACGAAAAGGAACTTTCGCTGGCTCAAACACTGGCACGCCCATATTCACGGTGATTTGGTCGTCATTCTCAACATTCAGCACCATTTTACCTTTTTTAGTACTGACATTGATGTGGTATTTATTGGTGAGTCCCTTCATACGGACAAAGCGCGCAAAGCATCGCGCCCCGTTCCCACACTGTTCCACTTCGCTGCCATCGGCATTGAATATGCGGTAATGGAAATCCGTTTCTGGATCGTAAGGCGCCTCCACAATCAATAACTGATCGAACCCGACCCCCGTATGACGATTCGCTAAACGGCGCGTCAAATCCGGTGAAAAAAAGACGTTTTGGGTAACACAATCCACAACCATGAAATCGTTACCCAATCCGTGCATTTTAGAAAAATGAAAATGCATAATGCGTTATCTACTCCGGCAAGACACTTTCTAGTGCCCACAAACTGCTTAATTCTTCACGCTGGCGAACCAAGTGTGACGTATCACCATCGACAATGACTTCAGCAGCACGTGTGCGTGTGTTGTAATTCGAAGCCATGACGAAACCATACGCACCAGCCGAGCGGACCGCAAGCAGATCTCCGGCTTGGAGTACCAACGACCGGTCTTTGCCAAGAAAGTCACCCGTTTCGCAAATCGGCCCGACCAAATCGTAAGCTCTCGCCTCTCCTTGCCGTGGTAATACCGGAATAATATCTTGCCAAGCTTCATAGAGCACAGGGCGGATGAGATCATTCATTGCCGCATCGATAATGGCAAAATTCTTATGTTCGGTATGCTTTAGAAATTCAACTTGGGTGAGTAACACCCCAGCATTGGCGGCAATCGCTCGACCTGGCTCAAAAATCAGCTCCAGATCTGGACGCTCAGAAAGGCGCGATAGCAAGGCTTTGGCATACTCTGACGGTTCTGGAGGTAATTCATCTCGATACACCACTCCCAAGCCACCACCGACATCTAAATGATGAATCTGCACGCCCTGCTCCATCAAATCGTCGATCAGCGTTAGCAAGCGGTCAGTCGCATCAATGAACGGCTCTATCGCGGTTAGCTGTGAGCCGATATGACAATCGATCCCCGTGATCTCGAGGTGCTCCATGCTCTGCGCCAGCTTATACACTTCAGGGGCTCGCTCGAAGGCGATACCGAATTTATTATCACGCAATCCAGTTGAGATATAAGGATGTGTCTGGGCATCGACGTCTGGATTAATGCGCAGAGAAATTGGCGCTTTCACGCCCAGCTCTGCGGCCACTTTATTCAAACGCTCCAGCTCAGGCTCAGATTCGACGTTAAAGCATTTAATCTTTAATTCGAGGGCACGTTTCATCTCTGCCGCGGTTTTACCCACACCAGAAAATACGATTTTTGATGGTTCCCCACCCGCGGCAATCACACGCTCTAATTCACCGCCCGACACAATATCGAACCCTGAACCAAGGCGAGCCAATACGTTCAGTACACCAATGTTAGAGTTGGCTTTCACGGCGTAGCACACTAAGTGCGGATGATCGCCAACGGATTTATCAAAGGCATGCCAATGACGCTCTAACGTCGCACGCGAATAGACGTACAAAGGTGTGCCGTATAACTCAGCTAATTGGCTAAGGGGAATGTCTTCCGCCCAGAGTTGACCATCGTCCTGATAATTGAAGTAATCCAAGTTCGTATCCTTTATCTCATATAGTTGAATTTACTGACTTTCTGTACTCTGTTGTGATTGTGAGTCGTCAGGCATATAAAGTGGTCCAGTTTGACCGCACCCTGTGAGAGTCATGACCGAGAGTAAAAATAACGCTGTGATCGATTTTTTCATTTTGCTTTTCGTGATTATTTATTCAATGCCCCCTATAATCGCACCACAGTCAAGAAAAGCAATAGGATAGACCGAGATGAATGATACAGAATTTCATCAGCTCGCTGATGTTCAGCTTCAAGTCATTGAAGAAATGATCGATAACTCGGGTGCCGATATCGACTATGAGACGTCTGGTAATGTGATGACGCTTGAGTTTGAAGACCGCAGCCAAGTGATTATTAACCGTCAAGAGCCCATGAAAGAGTTGTGGCTTGCTTCACGCTCTGGTGGCTATCATTTCCGCTATGAAAACGAACAGTGGATTTGTACGAAAACCGGTGGGGAATTTACCAGCATGGTCAAAGCCGAATGCGAAAAACATGCGAATGAGACGATCGACTGGGACTGAACGCAAAAGAGCATGCCTTGGCATGCTCTTTTCTTTACCCTTCTTTAAACGCTCACGGCTTTATTGGGACGGGTATAAGGAATGGCATCATTACGATACGGCACCACGTAATCGCCGCCTTCCTCAGGCCGCACAATTTGATAATACTGAGGGAGATTAAAGTTAATAAATTTGGCCGCAATGTTGTTTTCATCACGAACCGAGGTATAGAAACCATTCACAGCCGCGATCATTTCATCTTTCTCGCCACTATACTGGTGATACACTTCGACTCGATTCACTTCATCTAACACGTAGATATTGAACCCTTCGCATTTATCTTCAAAGAAAAACTGGACTAACCCTTCACTGGCAAAACCATCGACCACCGTCGGTAATTCATAATCGTCATCTTTGTCTAACATCAGCAGTGGCGTACCACTGACTTTATTGCTAGAAATACTCCGATAGAAGTCGACCGAGTTTTCAAGCTTTTGTACCGAGACTCCGCGACGCTCGAAAAACAATCCATACATTTGGTGACCAATACGCAATGCTTTAAAACGCCGCCGTTTTTCTTTTTCCATTGGGCGTAAACGCATGTCAATGCATTCGGCTAACAGTTGATAGACCATATTGCGCATCACACCACGGAAGTTCTTGCTATAACAAAATACGTCGACAGATTCCGGTGGCAAGGCGTCTTGATGCATTTTACCTAAGACGGTTTTTAACGCATCGATCATCGCTTTCTCACCTTCAAAATGCAAAGTACGCACTTCTTGCCAAGAGTTGCGATACACCAAATCAACACTACCAATTAAGCTGATGTGCTCAGTACCGAAGCTTAAAATATCAATGTTTTTAAGATCCACTTTCAATGCCTTGCCGCGTAGCGCAGAGGTTGGATCTTTTTCAAAGTTGATAAACATCGCCAACTGGCTGATCTCACAAGGACTCGCCAATGCTGACATGGTGGGACGACGTTTATGCAGGGAAAAGGTATTACGTAAATCGCTTACCATTTGGTACAACTTATCAATGTCTAAGTTGCCAGCTTGCACCATTGAATGTAACCGGGTCGACTCAGTAATCAGGCCATTAAAGAAAGCCCATGCAACCAGTTTACTTAAGTATTCATTATGATCGAGAGGCTTCTGGCCGACCATGCGGCAAGGAACCAATGGTCGCTTATACAGATACCAACCAGCGGAGTTCACTCCCCCTTTGGCAACTTCAACAAATGACAAATCGGATTCATGTAAATCAGGGGAAATTTGTGGATTAAGCAGAGTGACTTTGCCCGGCAGTACTTCAAACGCACCATAGAGCTTACGTGCAAGAATAGAAATGTCCTGAGGACTGATCGCTGAAGTAATATCATTACGACGAGCAAAGTGGATCAGGTTGCGGTAACTTTGCATCAAGGCGTCCAATAGCGCATTGTGCATCACTTTGACTTCTTCAACTTTCCAATGGCGGCGAGCATCGAGGTGTTCAATCAATGGCAGTGACCACTGCCAATCAGCGGTCAGTTCTTCAAGGGCTTTGCGTCGCCATGCCACAGAGCCATGTCCTGGCTCACGAGAGAGCTTTTCATGGGTTTTGAGATAAAAACAACGACGCACTAACTCTAATCGGCTCTCATCACCGATGCGTGTTAAATAACGCGTCACTTTTTCCAGCATCAAATAATACGCGTCCATCCCGTAGAGATCCGGCTCATCGGTAAAAAAACGGCGCTTCGTATCCACACTCAATAATTGGGTGTGCGGATATTCCCAAGAATACGCTTCCAGTAAAATCGCTTTCAATACCGACTTATAAGGGGAATCGATACTTTTATACAGTTGCCATAAGTTGGCGCCAAAATATTCGGCCGCAGGAATGCCATTCAACTGCCCAAAATCAATCCACTCATCGAGATTAATAAAATGTTGGGTCACTAACTCATGAACATACTCGTCATAGCACTCTTCCATCTCTGGGGGGACGATTTGCCATAACAAACGCTTACCGGCCAAACACACGGCAGAGCGATAAAACTCATCCAATAATAACAAGTGCTGTGATGACCCGCAGTTTTCCCCTGTCATGGCCTCGGAGCGATTATGTCTAAATCGCTCTTCATCCATAATGAAAAAGTTGGCTTCCACTCCTAAGCTTTTGGCCCATTCAGTGATCATGGAGCACTTATTTAATAGGCTTTGTCTTTGCTCACAGGGCATCGTATGTTCGACACACACCCAGATATCGAGATCACTGGAAGTACTTTGCCCAATAGAGGAAGTGCTGCCCATGGTATACATGGCCAAAATGTGTGGGGAAGACGGTTCAGAGAGAGGTTGTGTAGCGGTTAAATGTAAATCATCAACAAATTGGGATTGGATATCATTCAATTGGAAACAGTGAATCCCATAAGGCACATGATCATCAATATAGCCAGGTAATTGCGCATGATTATAGTGCAATAACACAGGTATCGCGTGGAAGACACGCTGGCCCTGCATACTCATCAGACCCAGTGCACGCTTCGTACGCTGCTGATTAAGTTTATCTGCTCGTTTAATCAAAGTGACAATATAAGAACGCAAGTTAATATCCTGACTGCTGCATCCAATAGGCTTGCGTTGCTCACAGAGTGAACAAACACACCAATAAAACGTGATCAATTTAACACTTTAATCAATTATGGTAAAGCTATGGTGCACAAAGTTATACCAAAGTCGTAGTGCATTCATGTCGAATTTTTGATCTCTGTATTACATGACATTCCATGATAGTGTGATAAGCATAGTGCATAATCTTAACGAGATACAAGTCACACTATTTTGTTTATAGCAAGAAATTGCGATTTAGTAACGCCTGCATAAACAATCAATAGTGAGATTCTATCGTGGGAAATGATAGGATTAGACCATATTTCAATTTTTTTGCTGGATAAGTCATGAACCAAACACGTCAGATTCGTATTGCGACACGCAAAAGCCCTCTTGCATTATGGCAAGCACACTACGTCAAAAATGCGTTAGAAGCCGCTCATCCTGGATTAGAAGTCGAACTGCTCACGATGGTGACACGTGGTGACGTTATCTTGGATAGCCCGCTGGCGAAAGTAGGTGGTAAAGGCTTATTTGTGAAAGAGTTAGAAACCGCAATGCTGGAAGGACGCGCCGACTTGGCTGTCCACTCAATGAAAGACGTTCCTGTGGATTTCCCCGACGGCTTAGGGTTAGTGACCATATGTGAACGCGCCGATCCTCGCGATGCGTTCGTCTCCAATACCTACCCTGATATTGACTCCCTCCCCCACGGAGCCGTCGTCGGAACTTGCAGCCTACGTCGCCAATGTCAATTAAAAGCGTCGCGCCCAGACATTATCATCAAAGAACTGCGTGGTAACGTCGGCACTCGCTTAGGCAAACTGGACGATGGCCAATATGACGCCATCATTTTAGCCGCCGCCGGACTAAAACGGCTTGAGTTAGAATCACGCATCCGCAGCTATATCACGCCAGAGCAATCGTTACCCGCGGTCGGTCAAGGCGCTGTCGGAATTGAATGTCGCTTGGATGATACCTATCTGCGTGACTTATTAGCGCCCCTCAATCACCCTGACACAGCCGATCGCGTCTTGTGTGAGCGGGCGATGAATAATACCTTGCAAGGTGGTTGCCAAGTACCTATCGGCAGCTACTCACAATTACAAGAGGACACGTTGTGGCTACGTGCATTGGTTGGAGAACCAGACGGTTCACTCATTATTCGCGGTGAAATTACAGGCCATCGCTCTGAGGCGGAGCAGCTAGGTAAGCAGTTGGCTGAACAGTTATTAGCCGAAGGCGCAGGCGACATTCTCACCAAACTGTATCAAGAGCACGAATAATGAAACGGGTTTTAGTCACACGTCCATTAGCCTCTGGTGAAGAACTCTGCCAGCTGCTCACTGAATGTGGGATTGAAGCCCATCATTACCCGCTGATTGATATTCTACCGGGCCGTGAACGGGCAGACTTGAGTGAGGCTCTCGCAGCGAGTGACATAATTATTGCCGTTAGCCAATACGCGGTGAGTTTTGCCAGTGACGCCCTGATAGAACAACAGGCCTCATGGCCTCAAGACTGTCGATATTTTGCCGTCGGTCAAAAAACCGCACAATGTTTAAGCAAAGCGTGCGGACAACCAGTACACTTTCCACAGAAAAGTGATAGCGAACACTTAGTCGCGCTTCCTGAGATGAGCGACCTCACAGGCAAACAGATTACCATTTTGCGCGGTAATGGCGGTCGAGATGTGATTTATGACACGCTGGTCGCTCAGGGAGCGAAAGTCAGTTACAAAGAGATGTATCAACGCATCGCTCGACCGACCCCCATTCAGCAATGTCTGGCACAATGGCAAGCGATGGGCATCAACACCATTATCATTACTAGTAAGCAACAGCTCATGATTTTCATGGACTTTTTTAAAGATAGCCCGACAAACTGGCCGACACAGCAAACCTTAATTGTGCCCAGTGACCGCATTGCTCATTATGCCGAAATGCTCGGATTTACACAGATTATTGTCAGCGGCAGTGCACATAACGCAGATTTAGTGGCCGCACTCAGCCCTAACCAACAGGACTTTAGCAATGACAAGTAACCAACATTCTTCAACAACCGCGACAGACTCAAACCAAGCGGATACCCAACCACCTAAGTCGAACGCGGCTCAACCACGTTCTGCTCAACCGACCAATCACAAAGGCTCTCGTTTAGGCGTGATCGCCATTGTCATCTCGCTCGTTGTCGGCGGAGGGGTTGGCGCCTACAGCTACCATCAAAGCCAGCAGTACCAACAGCAAATCGCTCAGTTACAAACGTCTTTGCAGCAGAATCAACAACAACTCGAGACTCGCTTAGACAACGCACAGCAGCACTTTGATCAGCAAGCCAAAAGCCTACAAGATACTCTCAATACCGCGTTAAAACAGCAACATGAAAGCTTGGACAGCTTGCAAATGGCGATTGCCAAATTAAAAGGCCGACGTACCAATGACTGGCTACTGGCTGAAGCCGATTACTTTGTCAAACTGGCAGGGCGTAAACTGTATCTCGAGCATGACCCAAGCAGCGCCGTAGCGTTGATGGAAAGTGCTGACGAGCGTATTGCGGCACTCAATGACCCAAGCTTAACAGCATTAAGACAAGCCCTTGCCAATGACATTACCACACTGAAAGCCATCCCTCTCATCGATCAAGATGGATTGGTATTACGTCTTAGCAGCCTTGAACATAAGGTCGATTCCTTACCTCTTGCGAATGCCATCATTCCAAAAGATAAAGCGACAAAAAAAGAGACCGTCTCCACCAATATTAACGATTGGCAGAGCAACCTTTGGACCTCACTCAAAGACTTCGCCGGTCACTTTATTACTTTCCGGACTCGCGACGGCAATGCGGTTCCCCTGCTCTCTCCTAAGCAAGATTTTTATCTCAGAGAGAACATGAAGGCCAAAATTGAAACCGCCATCCGTGCGGTGTATAACCACCAGCAAGCTATCTATTCTGACACGTTAAATACGGCCAGTGACTGGGCGGGTCGTTTCTTTAGTGACAGCGATAATACGGTGCAAAGCTTTCGCAGTACCTTGACGAACTTGGCCACTAAAAAGGTTAAAGTGGAGTACCCGGTAAAATTAGAGTCGCAAGAAAAACTTGCGGCGCTCATCCATGAACGTCTGCGTCGCCAAGTATCCTCATTAACCGCGGAGGATAAATAATGATACGAGCGATTTTGCTATTTATTATTCTCGGCGTCGGGCTATTTGTGGGCTCAGAATATTCTGGGCAACAAGGCTATGTGCTGATCTCTATTGCCAGTAAAACCATTGAAATGAGCGTGACGACCTTAGTCATTATCGTGGTCGGGCTCTTTTTAGCCGTTTTCGCTTGTGAGTTTATCCTGAAAAAAATTCTCACAACCACCTTTAGAACGTTTAACTGGTTCACCATTCGTAAAATTCGTCGTTCGCGACGTCTGACCAATGAAGGGATCATTAAATTAATCGAAGGCGACTTTAAACAGGCAGAGAAAAAAGTCAGCCGCTGGGCAAAACATCACGATAACCCATTACTGTGCTATCTGATGGCCTCAGAAGCCGCGGATAACCTAGGCAATACCAAAAAACGTGACCACTACTTGGCTCTTGCCAGCGAACAAGACCATGCACGGCTCGCGGTAGAATTGACCCGCGCGAAACAGCAAGTCAACGATGGCGAAATAAGACTCGGCTTAAAGACGTTGCAGAGCCTACAACCGGATGCACCAAACAACCCGATATTGCTCAATTTACTCAAACGTTGTTACATCGCTCTGCATATGTGGCAGCCGCTGATAGAAATACTGCCTCGGCTCATCCGTTTTAATCATCTGACTGAGACAGAAGAAACCGAGTTATTGCAAATGGCGCATCTCGGTGCCTTAGATAACATTGCAAAACGCAATAACAGTCATGATCTCATTGAGCATTGGGAAGCCCTTAAACGTCACGATCAGAAAAACCCAGTGATCGCGGCGGCCGTCGCGCAACACTTACTCAGTGTCAGTGAAGGCAAAGAAGCATTACCCTTTATGATTCGTGTCATGAAAAAAGCCCCATCGGCGGAGCTCTATCGATTGATGGCTGATGTGCCAGAAGCGCAGCGTCGTGATGCGAAAAACATGCTTATCCGTATTCTAGAGAAAAACGACAACAACGCCGAAGCGCACAGCGCCCTGGCGAAGGTGTATGAATACCAGCAACATTGGGCTGAAGCTCAGCATCACTTAGAAAAAGCACTGTCGATACGAACCAGTATCAGTGATTACTCGCGCTTATCGGACGTGTTATCACAACAAAATAAAAAGCAAGCCGCTCAAGATGTCAGTCGCAAAGCGCTTTCGCTACTGCCTTAAGCCCCAAAACATCCATAAAAAAAACCAGCTTATCTAGCTGGTTTTTTTTATTCTAAATCACGCGAGAAAACTGTTGTTGCCGAGCTTGCTTGCGCAAATAACTATCAAAGCACATACAAATATTACGAATTAACAAGCGCCCTTTCGGAGTCACCTGCAAGTAACGCTCATCGACCACAACCAACCCATCATCAACAAACGTTTGTAATAGCTCGAGATCTTGTTGGAAATATTGATTAAACGTAATACCAAATTCCGACTCAATCGCGTGCTTATCTAATGTGAAGTTACACATCAATAATTTAATCACTTCGCGACGTATTAAGTCATCCTTATCAAGTGACACCCCTTTCCATAAGGCATGACGTAATTGATCCATTTGATGATAGTACTTCTTCAACTCTTTCTGATTTTGTGAATAGGTATTGCCGATCATGGAAATCGCCGACACACCAAAGCCGACTAAATCGCACTCCCCTTGGGTGGTGTATCCTTGGAAATTACGATGCAGACGCCCTTCACGCTGTGCTACCGCGAGCTCATCATCGGGCAGCGCAAAATGATCCATACCGATAAATTGATAGCCAGCTTGCGTCAAATACTCGATGGTCGTTTGTAGAATCTTCATTTTTTCATCGGCACCGGGTAAATCCTCTTCATGGATTTTACGCTGGGCAGGAAATAAACGCGGCATATGCGCATAGTTAAAGACCGACAATCGTCCAGGATGTATATCAACCACGCGCTTTAATGTCTTCATGAAACTATCAGCGGTTTGCAACGGCAATCCATAAACCAAATCTAGATTGGTCGAGCGAAAGCCTAACTGAGCCGCTCGTTCGACCATGGCCACAATAAACGCTTCATCTTGCTCACGGTTAATGGTGACCTGCACATCTTTATTAAAGTCCTGCACGCCAATACTAATGCGATTAAACCCTTCCGCGCGCAAATGATCGAGAATATCGAGCTCAATTTCACGAGGGTCGATCTCAATACTGACTTCCGCATCAGCGGAAAAGTGAAACTCTTCGTGAACCACTGACATCACACGAGAAATTTGCTCTTTCGTCAAAAAGGTCGGGGTACCGCCACCAAAATGCAGTTGCGTCACGGTGCGATTTTGCAGCAAGGCCGCACGTTGACGAACCTCTTGCTCCAACACATCAAGGTAATCATCGGCTTTTTCTGCATGGCGAGTGACGATCTTGTTACAACCACAGTAGTAACACAGCTTGTGACAGAACGGGATGTGAATATACAAAGAAAGCGGTCGATGCGGATAATCCGTGCATGCCATATCGAGCTCAGCACTGGTAAAGGCTTCATGGAACTCTAAGGCGGTAGGATATGAGGTATAGCGTGGACCCGAATAATTGTATTTATTGAGAATATCCTGATCCCAAACCACTTGCTGACTCGGTACAAATGACGATGACATGAAGGCAATTTCCACTATGAAACACAGAATGAATAGTTTGCCACACGACAAGAGATTGACGTGTGGCAATTTGAACAAAAGGTGGCGAAATGTTCGGTTTTGTTAGCTCGATCACTAACCCAAACGCACCATAGGAGTTAGACCATTTGAATCGAGATTTGATTATTTAGAGGAGCAATGCGCGCTTTTAACGCCTTCAGCTCTTCGACAATCGCATCATTCAAGCGAGACTCGGCTTTCATGCGAGTGAGGTTTTGCTGCATTCGCTCACGTTTAGGAAGCTCTTGGCGAGCCTCACCACGTTCCATATCTTTTACGACATGATACAGTTCAGCGATCGCAGGGTACTCTGCATCAAAGTTTTCCACTCGCTCGTCACCCTGTAAATAGTCCATAATGCAGTAGACTCGAATGCTGATCTCAGACAAATCACATTGTCCTTGAATGCCCGTCATACATAGGACATTCACGCTTTCAAAGATATTAGCATTGCG of Vibrio zhugei contains these proteins:
- a CDS encoding class I adenylate cyclase, with the translated sequence MRSYIVTLIKRADKLNQQRTKRALGLMSMQGQRVFHAIPVLLHYNHAQLPGYIDDHVPYGIHCFQLNDIQSQFVDDLHLTATQPLSEPSSPHILAMYTMGSTSSIGQSTSSDLDIWVCVEHTMPCEQRQSLLNKCSMITEWAKSLGVEANFFIMDEERFRHNRSEAMTGENCGSSQHLLLLDEFYRSAVCLAGKRLLWQIVPPEMEECYDEYVHELVTQHFINLDEWIDFGQLNGIPAAEYFGANLWQLYKSIDSPYKSVLKAILLEAYSWEYPHTQLLSVDTKRRFFTDEPDLYGMDAYYLMLEKVTRYLTRIGDESRLELVRRCFYLKTHEKLSREPGHGSVAWRRKALEELTADWQWSLPLIEHLDARRHWKVEEVKVMHNALLDALMQSYRNLIHFARRNDITSAISPQDISILARKLYGAFEVLPGKVTLLNPQISPDLHESDLSFVEVAKGGVNSAGWYLYKRPLVPCRMVGQKPLDHNEYLSKLVAWAFFNGLITESTRLHSMVQAGNLDIDKLYQMVSDLRNTFSLHKRRPTMSALASPCEISQLAMFINFEKDPTSALRGKALKVDLKNIDILSFGTEHISLIGSVDLVYRNSWQEVRTLHFEGEKAMIDALKTVLGKMHQDALPPESVDVFCYSKNFRGVMRNMVYQLLAECIDMRLRPMEKEKRRRFKALRIGHQMYGLFFERRGVSVQKLENSVDFYRSISSNKVSGTPLLMLDKDDDYELPTVVDGFASEGLVQFFFEDKCEGFNIYVLDEVNRVEVYHQYSGEKDEMIAAVNGFYTSVRDENNIAAKFINFNLPQYYQIVRPEEGGDYVVPYRNDAIPYTRPNKAVSV
- a CDS encoding heme biosynthesis HemY N-terminal domain-containing protein → MIRAILLFIILGVGLFVGSEYSGQQGYVLISIASKTIEMSVTTLVIIVVGLFLAVFACEFILKKILTTTFRTFNWFTIRKIRRSRRLTNEGIIKLIEGDFKQAEKKVSRWAKHHDNPLLCYLMASEAADNLGNTKKRDHYLALASEQDHARLAVELTRAKQQVNDGEIRLGLKTLQSLQPDAPNNPILLNLLKRCYIALHMWQPLIEILPRLIRFNHLTETEETELLQMAHLGALDNIAKRNNSHDLIEHWEALKRHDQKNPVIAAAVAQHLLSVSEGKEALPFMIRVMKKAPSAELYRLMADVPEAQRRDAKNMLIRILEKNDNNAEAHSALAKVYEYQQHWAEAQHHLEKALSIRTSISDYSRLSDVLSQQNKKQAAQDVSRKALSLLP
- a CDS encoding uroporphyrinogen-III synthase: MKRVLVTRPLASGEELCQLLTECGIEAHHYPLIDILPGRERADLSEALAASDIIIAVSQYAVSFASDALIEQQASWPQDCRYFAVGQKTAQCLSKACGQPVHFPQKSDSEHLVALPEMSDLTGKQITILRGNGGRDVIYDTLVAQGAKVSYKEMYQRIARPTPIQQCLAQWQAMGINTIIITSKQQLMIFMDFFKDSPTNWPTQQTLIVPSDRIAHYAEMLGFTQIIVSGSAHNADLVAALSPNQQDFSNDK
- the dapF gene encoding diaminopimelate epimerase, with the protein product MHFHFSKMHGLGNDFMVVDCVTQNVFFSPDLTRRLANRHTGVGFDQLLIVEAPYDPETDFHYRIFNADGSEVEQCGNGARCFARFVRMKGLTNKYHINVSTKKGKMVLNVENDDQITVNMGVPVFEPAKVPFRAKQAEKTYIMRVAEQTLFCGVVSMGNPHVVTIVDDVDTAAVEQLGPELESHERFPERVNAGFMQIVNRNEIRLRVYERGAGETQACGSGACAAVAVGIAQGVLDESVTVHLPGGDLMIRWQGEGKPLFMTGPAVHVYDGQLSC
- the hemC gene encoding hydroxymethylbilane synthase — encoded protein: MNQTRQIRIATRKSPLALWQAHYVKNALEAAHPGLEVELLTMVTRGDVILDSPLAKVGGKGLFVKELETAMLEGRADLAVHSMKDVPVDFPDGLGLVTICERADPRDAFVSNTYPDIDSLPHGAVVGTCSLRRQCQLKASRPDIIIKELRGNVGTRLGKLDDGQYDAIILAAAGLKRLELESRIRSYITPEQSLPAVGQGAVGIECRLDDTYLRDLLAPLNHPDTADRVLCERAMNNTLQGGCQVPIGSYSQLQEDTLWLRALVGEPDGSLIIRGEITGHRSEAEQLGKQLAEQLLAEGAGDILTKLYQEHE
- the lptM gene encoding LPS translocon maturation chaperone LptM, whose product is MKKSITALFLLSVMTLTGCGQTGPLYMPDDSQSQQSTESQ
- a CDS encoding uroporphyrinogen-III C-methyltransferase produces the protein MTSNQHSSTTATDSNQADTQPPKSNAAQPRSAQPTNHKGSRLGVIAIVISLVVGGGVGAYSYHQSQQYQQQIAQLQTSLQQNQQQLETRLDNAQQHFDQQAKSLQDTLNTALKQQHESLDSLQMAIAKLKGRRTNDWLLAEADYFVKLAGRKLYLEHDPSSAVALMESADERIAALNDPSLTALRQALANDITTLKAIPLIDQDGLVLRLSSLEHKVDSLPLANAIIPKDKATKKETVSTNINDWQSNLWTSLKDFAGHFITFRTRDGNAVPLLSPKQDFYLRENMKAKIETAIRAVYNHQQAIYSDTLNTASDWAGRFFSDSDNTVQSFRSTLTNLATKKVKVEYPVKLESQEKLAALIHERLRRQVSSLTAEDK
- a CDS encoding DUF484 family protein — protein: MSQPQADALTAQIVEEYLLEHPDFFQHRPALVERLALPHQEMGAVSLVHVQLARQRQRIEELEEEITAFMSLAATNDKTFHEFMELESTLLHCSTMEQAVAALEDKAQVLGLTAYLRLSAAPCRQYQYDKDAWQRFSTNYLNGQDAYLGRLRQAERHQLFGDNAHLPELGSYVVLPLGKGRALGFLAFSSEDGGHFQPNMDTLFLRHLALVLAHLIDTLPWQTIDESRRSHSST
- the cyaY gene encoding iron donor protein CyaY, translating into MNDTEFHQLADVQLQVIEEMIDNSGADIDYETSGNVMTLEFEDRSQVIINRQEPMKELWLASRSGGYHFRYENEQWICTKTGGEFTSMVKAECEKHANETIDWD
- the lysA gene encoding diaminopimelate decarboxylase, yielding MDYFNYQDDGQLWAEDIPLSQLAELYGTPLYVYSRATLERHWHAFDKSVGDHPHLVCYAVKANSNIGVLNVLARLGSGFDIVSGGELERVIAAGGEPSKIVFSGVGKTAAEMKRALELKIKCFNVESEPELERLNKVAAELGVKAPISLRINPDVDAQTHPYISTGLRDNKFGIAFERAPEVYKLAQSMEHLEITGIDCHIGSQLTAIEPFIDATDRLLTLIDDLMEQGVQIHHLDVGGGLGVVYRDELPPEPSEYAKALLSRLSERPDLELIFEPGRAIAANAGVLLTQVEFLKHTEHKNFAIIDAAMNDLIRPVLYEAWQDIIPVLPRQGEARAYDLVGPICETGDFLGKDRSLVLQAGDLLAVRSAGAYGFVMASNYNTRTRAAEVIVDGDTSHLVRQREELSSLWALESVLPE